A region from the Rheinheimera mangrovi genome encodes:
- a CDS encoding M20/M25/M40 family metallo-hydrolase, translated as MLTAQFHRILIVSTLVGFCGFASAQPVTNTQALSGTAATDTLILKAAQASFSEYFELLALPNDAAVATDIQKNTDWLDKAFTRRGFKTQQLPNKGKPLLFAEYKSPKPDAKTILFYMHLDGQPVLPEQWAQASPWQAVVKKRDAKGKWLEVDQKALQQQPLDPELRVFARAAADDKGPIMMLLATFDAMKTAGLSPEFNVKVLLDSEEEKGSPSINAIAKANAALLSSDGLLILDGPQHQTNQPTLVFGNRGATSLTLTVYGPKLPLHSGHYGNYVPNPAQRLAALLASMKDDSGRVTVAGYYDKVKLTAAELKVLAEVPDDEAALRKRTGIAKPDAVGSNYQEALQYPSLNIRGMQAAAVGDKAANIIPHQAVAELDLRTTPEADSAYLTALLEQHLRAQGWYLTQGEPTDSERATQNKIASLTPGAGGDAARTAMDSPLGNWVYGVLKQHNAKVVRVRMMGGSLPTQQLVSALQVPFVILPLVNADNNQHSFDENLRIGHYLDGISTLLTLLQTPY; from the coding sequence ATGCTCACAGCCCAGTTTCACAGAATTCTAATTGTAAGCACCTTAGTAGGCTTCTGCGGTTTTGCCTCTGCACAGCCAGTTACCAATACGCAGGCGCTGTCCGGCACAGCAGCAACAGACACTTTGATACTCAAGGCTGCGCAAGCGAGTTTTTCCGAATACTTCGAATTACTGGCGCTGCCAAATGATGCGGCTGTTGCCACTGATATCCAGAAGAATACCGACTGGCTGGATAAGGCATTTACCCGACGTGGCTTTAAAACTCAACAGTTGCCAAATAAGGGTAAACCGCTGCTATTTGCCGAATATAAAAGCCCAAAGCCTGATGCGAAAACCATTTTATTTTATATGCATCTGGACGGTCAGCCTGTGCTGCCGGAACAGTGGGCGCAGGCTAGCCCCTGGCAGGCTGTGGTGAAAAAACGTGATGCTAAAGGCAAGTGGCTTGAAGTGGATCAAAAAGCACTGCAACAACAGCCGCTGGACCCGGAACTTAGAGTATTCGCCCGAGCTGCGGCTGATGATAAAGGCCCAATCATGATGTTACTGGCTACATTCGACGCGATGAAAACGGCCGGACTCTCGCCTGAATTTAATGTCAAGGTACTGCTCGACAGTGAAGAAGAAAAAGGCTCCCCCAGCATCAATGCCATTGCCAAAGCCAATGCCGCTTTATTAAGCTCGGATGGCCTGTTAATACTGGATGGCCCACAGCATCAGACGAACCAGCCGACGCTGGTGTTTGGCAATAGGGGTGCAACCAGTTTGACGCTGACTGTGTATGGCCCAAAACTTCCGCTACACAGCGGCCATTATGGCAACTATGTGCCGAACCCGGCGCAGCGCCTCGCTGCCCTTCTCGCCAGTATGAAAGACGATAGTGGCCGCGTTACTGTCGCTGGTTATTACGACAAGGTGAAACTGACAGCTGCAGAGCTGAAGGTGTTGGCCGAAGTGCCAGATGACGAAGCCGCACTGCGTAAGCGCACCGGTATTGCAAAACCTGACGCTGTTGGCAGCAATTATCAGGAAGCATTGCAATACCCATCGCTGAATATCCGCGGCATGCAGGCGGCTGCTGTGGGCGATAAAGCCGCCAATATTATTCCGCATCAGGCGGTGGCAGAATTGGACCTGCGCACCACGCCTGAGGCAGATTCTGCCTATTTAACAGCGTTGCTGGAACAGCATTTGCGCGCTCAGGGCTGGTACTTAACTCAAGGTGAACCCACAGATAGCGAACGCGCAACACAAAATAAAATTGCCTCGCTAACACCGGGCGCTGGCGGTGACGCAGCCCGCACAGCGATGGACTCGCCGCTTGGCAACTGGGTGTATGGGGTGCTTAAACAACATAATGCGAAGGTGGTGCGGGTGCGGATGATGGGCGGCAGCTTGCCAACACAGCAACTGGTGAGCGCATTGCAGGTGCCTTTTGTCATACTGCCGCTGGTGAACGCCGACAACAACCAGCACAGTTTCGACGAAAACCTGCGCATTGGCCATTACCTTGACGGCATCAGCACTTTGCTGACATTGTTACAAACCCCCTACTGA
- a CDS encoding DMP19 family protein, giving the protein MFWIFKKPRKYPAIFSPYYEQFDFYNGREKWLESINDIPEKAVYLFSVHWLHLEVYNGGFWQYFYNSTSTTLPHNWGQVLHLYFKA; this is encoded by the coding sequence ATGTTTTGGATATTCAAAAAACCAAGAAAATATCCTGCAATTTTTTCACCGTATTATGAACAATTCGATTTCTACAATGGGCGAGAAAAGTGGCTCGAATCGATAAACGATATTCCTGAAAAAGCGGTATATTTATTTTCAGTCCATTGGCTTCATTTAGAAGTCTACAACGGTGGATTTTGGCAATACTTTTACAACTCAACATCGACTACCTTACCGCACAATTGGGGTCAAGTCTTGCACCTATACTTTAAGGCCTAG
- a CDS encoding Gfo/Idh/MocA family protein, with the protein MELKLAIIGCGTKATQYIQTWIVRSDIQLLAVMDPNGKAMDNVCNIAAQAGKTAPLCFDSWQTLLKEQHQQLDAVYICTPHANHAEQALLALELGLDVLLEKPMVTSVAEAEALAAAQQKSGKTLVVAYQGGLSPLVQELKDAIASEKYGALVSINAAIWEDWADKYKGHWKQVPEISGGGFMFDTGAHMMNTVSKITSKPFSRISAIMHNHGFPVDVVTSVSGELNDGTLFNLHACGRSIRCVSRIECYFPQAIVRICAWGRWMEIEDAQGNVVRKDQEAANNLMNVFMQTRNGEIENPSDVQQGLRMAQLWDAIKLSASQHGKPVTL; encoded by the coding sequence GTGGAACTGAAATTAGCAATTATCGGCTGTGGCACCAAAGCCACTCAATACATTCAAACCTGGATAGTGCGCTCTGACATTCAGTTGCTTGCCGTGATGGACCCGAATGGCAAAGCCATGGACAACGTCTGCAACATTGCTGCACAGGCAGGTAAAACCGCCCCACTCTGTTTTGATAGCTGGCAAACTTTATTAAAAGAGCAGCACCAACAGCTGGATGCTGTTTATATCTGTACTCCGCATGCCAATCACGCCGAACAGGCCTTGCTGGCGTTGGAATTAGGGCTGGACGTGCTGCTGGAAAAGCCTATGGTCACCAGTGTGGCCGAAGCCGAAGCTTTAGCCGCCGCACAGCAAAAGTCTGGTAAAACTTTGGTGGTAGCTTATCAGGGTGGTTTATCACCGCTGGTGCAAGAGTTAAAAGACGCCATTGCCAGCGAAAAATACGGCGCTTTAGTCAGTATTAATGCCGCTATTTGGGAAGACTGGGCCGATAAATACAAAGGCCACTGGAAGCAAGTACCAGAAATTTCCGGCGGCGGTTTTATGTTTGATACCGGCGCTCATATGATGAATACCGTATCAAAAATTACCAGCAAACCCTTCTCCCGCATCAGCGCCATTATGCATAACCACGGCTTTCCGGTAGATGTGGTGACCAGCGTTTCAGGCGAACTCAACGACGGCACGCTGTTTAACCTGCACGCCTGTGGCCGCAGCATTCGCTGTGTATCGCGCATTGAATGCTACTTTCCACAAGCCATAGTGCGCATTTGCGCCTGGGGCCGCTGGATGGAAATTGAAGACGCACAAGGCAATGTGGTGCGCAAAGATCAGGAAGCCGCCAACAACCTGATGAATGTATTTATGCAAACCCGCAACGGCGAAATAGAAAACCCATCCGACGTACAACAAGGCCTGCGCATGGCACAGTTATGGGACGCCATCAAGTTATCCGCCAGCCAGCATGGTAAGCCTGTGACTTTGTAA
- a CDS encoding ABC transporter substrate-binding protein — protein sequence MSWTKLTLVSLPIAAAAVVAAIWWSGELPSDLDPQQTRPTLVIAEHRTARLQALYQMQPKLEAELGVRLKIVEYPAPPQDYFTKLVTELRAGNAPDVFTVPRDLQVDDLAAAGYLANLTADVEAWSGYQQLPALVKTLTRASFDEQVYVVPSIVAVEQLYYRHDLLTAAGISTEQPKDWQDLLNRSRLIKQQMGQFPLMIPAGLTWGMGSYTEGFRYLLASFQDYQLLSAGNQYQLNDDAVHQAFGFYQTLVQEQLTPVNPLLNPEPWVIPKYEMFPKGELLITTCGSWCKVFDWGPGSRNPIANVDTSVQTWKFPSADGGEPFALASVVYAWAVNAKSRQQQLARQLVLALGEVDVALAYAVKLGNVPARLDAKEHPDFIALGSLMQDHALLTESRALRTTVGSNAMMAGVAQASEAVLTGRANAVQAQQQLHDYVVNVLGAEMVEQQLAKTLPLPAALPADVEKN from the coding sequence ATGAGCTGGACAAAATTAACGCTGGTGTCGCTGCCTATCGCAGCGGCGGCGGTCGTTGCTGCAATTTGGTGGAGCGGGGAGCTGCCATCAGATTTAGACCCACAGCAAACACGACCCACATTAGTCATCGCAGAGCACAGGACAGCGCGCCTGCAAGCTTTGTATCAAATGCAGCCCAAGCTGGAAGCTGAGCTTGGGGTACGCTTAAAAATTGTCGAATATCCGGCACCACCACAGGATTACTTCACCAAGCTGGTGACAGAACTACGAGCTGGTAATGCACCGGACGTTTTTACTGTGCCACGGGATTTGCAGGTGGACGATTTGGCCGCTGCTGGTTATCTGGCTAATCTGACGGCTGATGTCGAAGCCTGGTCGGGGTATCAGCAACTGCCAGCTTTAGTTAAAACCTTAACCCGCGCCAGTTTTGACGAACAGGTGTATGTGGTGCCTTCTATTGTGGCTGTGGAGCAACTCTATTACCGCCATGATTTGTTAACTGCAGCTGGCATCAGTACTGAACAGCCAAAAGACTGGCAGGATTTGCTCAACCGCAGCCGCCTGATTAAGCAGCAGATGGGCCAGTTCCCGCTGATGATCCCTGCAGGTTTAACCTGGGGTATGGGCTCTTATACCGAAGGTTTTCGTTATTTACTCGCTAGTTTTCAGGATTATCAGCTGTTAAGTGCTGGCAATCAGTATCAGTTGAATGATGATGCGGTGCATCAGGCTTTTGGCTTTTACCAGACGCTGGTGCAGGAACAACTGACACCGGTGAATCCGCTGCTTAACCCAGAACCCTGGGTGATCCCAAAATACGAAATGTTTCCCAAAGGTGAGTTATTGATCACCACCTGTGGCAGCTGGTGCAAAGTATTCGACTGGGGCCCTGGCAGCCGCAATCCTATTGCGAATGTCGATACTTCAGTCCAAACCTGGAAATTCCCCAGTGCCGATGGCGGTGAGCCTTTTGCGTTGGCTTCAGTGGTTTATGCCTGGGCTGTTAATGCTAAATCACGGCAGCAACAGCTTGCCCGTCAACTAGTGCTGGCTTTAGGTGAAGTGGATGTAGCGCTAGCCTATGCGGTGAAGCTGGGTAATGTGCCAGCGCGGCTGGATGCGAAAGAGCATCCTGACTTTATCGCCTTAGGCAGCTTAATGCAGGACCATGCGCTTTTGACTGAAAGCCGTGCACTGCGCACTACGGTAGGTTCGAACGCCATGATGGCTGGTGTGGCTCAGGCGTCTGAAGCTGTACTGACAGGCCGTGCTAATGCGGTGCAGGCACAGCAGCAACTGCATGATTATGTAGTGAATGTGCTGGGCGCTGAGATGGTGGAGCAACAACTTGCCAAAACCCTGCCTTTGCCTGCCGCTTTACCCGCTGACGTGGAGAAGAATTGA
- a CDS encoding carbohydrate ABC transporter permease has protein sequence MFNMTYEARRQFGYRIMMTPALLLMAAFIVFPAFYAFSLSLTDDALLGFAAQESSFVGLRNFSRLFSDPLFWNSLKVTLIFVIGSAVIGQFVLGFASALMLQRPVKYKSIFNAIICLPNAVPEMVVGFLWISMFASGEYGTLNRLVAWFGVEPQQWLYTFPLMSIIIVNTWRGIAFAMILLTSGLASIPKDIYEAARVDGATDTQIFWRITVPMMMPTIFLYMFISTVTTFAIFGLVYTLSRGGPANSTEILGIYIYNQSFTAFQLGYGAAVAVISLVVSMVLGIIYVKALKVEV, from the coding sequence ATGTTTAATATGACGTACGAAGCCAGAAGGCAGTTCGGTTATCGCATTATGATGACACCGGCTTTGTTGCTGATGGCGGCTTTTATTGTATTCCCTGCTTTTTATGCTTTTTCCTTAAGCTTAACTGACGACGCCTTATTGGGCTTTGCGGCGCAGGAATCTTCTTTTGTTGGTTTACGTAATTTCAGCCGCTTGTTTAGCGATCCACTGTTTTGGAACTCACTGAAAGTGACGCTGATTTTTGTCATAGGTTCTGCAGTGATTGGCCAGTTTGTATTGGGTTTTGCATCGGCTTTAATGCTGCAGCGGCCGGTGAAATACAAATCGATTTTTAACGCCATTATTTGTCTGCCAAATGCGGTGCCGGAAATGGTGGTGGGCTTTTTATGGATTTCTATGTTTGCCAGTGGTGAATATGGCACGCTAAACCGTCTGGTGGCCTGGTTTGGTGTCGAGCCACAGCAGTGGTTATACACCTTTCCGTTAATGTCGATCATTATCGTCAACACCTGGCGGGGTATAGCTTTTGCGATGATCTTACTGACCTCAGGCCTGGCTTCTATTCCGAAAGATATTTACGAAGCAGCCCGGGTGGATGGCGCTACAGATACGCAAATTTTCTGGCGTATTACTGTGCCTATGATGATGCCTACCATCTTTCTTTATATGTTTATTTCAACTGTGACCACCTTTGCTATTTTTGGTCTGGTTTACACCTTAAGTCGTGGTGGCCCGGCAAACAGCACTGAGATATTGGGTATTTATATTTACAATCAGTCGTTTACAGCATTTCAGCTGGGCTATGGTGCAGCAGTGGCTGTGATTAGTCTGGTGGTTTCTATGGTGCTGGGAATTATCTATGTCAAAGCACTGAAGGTGGAGGTCTGA
- a CDS encoding carbohydrate ABC transporter permease, giving the protein MVTLVRPANEETIMTHHSSQRRAYLTLVLISLFCLMPFFWVVLAAFDPKASQFLQIPDGITVNHFWNLLANESGVRWVLNSVGIVGTATFLTLILAGFGGYALSRTQAWWKRPLLYAIILVRIVPPPALIVPVYKVMLFLNDWINGVINSLTSDVAQQLVLSRIFSFVDGYLGLILIQTAMQLPLAIWIMKTFFDAIPKDYEEAAALDGASQWQTVRHVLIPLALPGFAAAGLFAFINAWGDFLMPLMFTSSPELQTLPLGMFRAFLRVDAIDYGFLTALAVIYTLPAVIAFAFARKFLTQTFSGGVKG; this is encoded by the coding sequence ATGGTAACTTTAGTCAGACCGGCCAATGAGGAAACCATCATGACGCATCATTCTTCACAGCGCCGCGCCTATTTAACGCTTGTGCTTATTTCTTTGTTTTGCCTGATGCCATTTTTTTGGGTGGTGCTGGCGGCTTTTGACCCCAAAGCCAGCCAGTTTTTGCAAATTCCTGATGGCATTACCGTTAATCATTTCTGGAACCTGTTGGCCAATGAAAGTGGGGTACGTTGGGTATTAAACTCAGTAGGTATTGTTGGCACTGCCACTTTTCTGACCTTAATTTTGGCCGGTTTTGGCGGTTACGCTTTATCGCGCACTCAGGCCTGGTGGAAACGGCCTTTGTTGTACGCCATTATTCTGGTGCGGATAGTACCGCCGCCAGCTTTGATCGTCCCTGTATACAAAGTGATGCTGTTTTTAAACGACTGGATTAATGGTGTGATCAACAGCCTGACCTCTGATGTGGCTCAACAGCTGGTGTTAAGTCGGATCTTTTCTTTTGTCGATGGTTACCTTGGCCTTATTTTGATCCAAACCGCTATGCAGTTACCGCTGGCGATTTGGATTATGAAAACCTTTTTTGACGCTATTCCAAAAGACTATGAAGAAGCCGCAGCGCTGGATGGTGCCAGTCAGTGGCAAACCGTGCGTCATGTGTTAATACCGCTGGCCTTGCCAGGTTTTGCTGCCGCTGGTTTATTTGCATTTATTAACGCCTGGGGTGATTTTTTAATGCCACTGATGTTCACCTCATCACCTGAGTTACAAACCTTGCCACTGGGCATGTTCCGCGCTTTCTTGCGTGTCGACGCCATTGATTATGGTTTCTTAACGGCACTGGCTGTGATTTACACCTTGCCCGCCGTCATTGCATTTGCCTTCGCCCGAAAGTTTCTGACACAAACTTTCTCCGGCGGCGTGAAAGGATAA
- a CDS encoding ABC transporter ATP-binding protein, whose protein sequence is MSQIELINIKKNYMGTEVVKGIDVTINEGEFAVIVGPSGCGKSTLLRMIAGLEDISSGELKIGGKLMNNVSPDQREIAMVFQSYALYPHMTVAENIGFALALKKTDKAEINRRVQEAAKMLELEHLLERKPAALSGGQRQRVAIGRAIVKRPKVILFDEPLSNLDAKLRVQMRTELMRLHREFGSTIVYVTHDQVEAMTMAQKIIVLNNGHVAQMGKPMDLYRDPENTFVAQFIGVPKMNLLRGNLQADVFTLQSGQKLQLDCGYCDGVNLQLGVRPEHLKLELLQPRSGSENNSEHSWTVDVVERLGVESFIHLCNAARDVLVLRLEGDCDLQVNSKVAVRFDCSHCYLFNDAGVRLLPNSAAMHLAG, encoded by the coding sequence ATGTCACAGATTGAACTGATTAATATTAAAAAGAATTACATGGGCACAGAAGTGGTGAAGGGCATAGATGTCACCATTAACGAAGGCGAATTTGCTGTGATCGTTGGCCCTTCAGGCTGCGGTAAATCCACCTTGTTGCGCATGATTGCAGGTTTAGAAGATATCAGCAGTGGTGAGCTAAAAATTGGCGGCAAGCTGATGAATAACGTCTCACCGGATCAGCGTGAAATAGCCATGGTGTTTCAGTCTTATGCTTTGTATCCGCATATGACGGTAGCGGAAAACATTGGTTTTGCGCTGGCGCTGAAAAAAACGGACAAGGCGGAAATCAATCGTCGGGTGCAGGAAGCTGCCAAAATGCTGGAGCTGGAACATTTACTGGAGCGCAAACCTGCTGCTTTATCCGGTGGTCAGCGCCAACGTGTGGCTATAGGCCGTGCCATAGTAAAACGGCCTAAAGTGATTTTATTTGATGAGCCGTTGTCGAATCTGGACGCTAAATTACGGGTGCAGATGCGTACCGAGCTAATGCGATTACACCGCGAATTTGGTTCCACCATAGTTTATGTCACGCACGATCAGGTGGAAGCCATGACGATGGCGCAAAAAATCATAGTACTGAACAACGGCCATGTCGCTCAGATGGGCAAACCGATGGACCTGTACCGTGACCCGGAAAATACTTTTGTCGCGCAGTTTATTGGTGTGCCAAAAATGAATTTGCTGCGCGGCAATTTACAGGCCGATGTCTTTACGCTGCAGTCGGGTCAGAAGCTACAACTCGATTGTGGTTACTGTGACGGTGTTAATTTACAGCTTGGGGTTCGGCCTGAGCATCTTAAGCTGGAACTGCTGCAGCCGCGCAGTGGCAGTGAAAACAATAGCGAACACAGCTGGACTGTGGATGTGGTAGAGCGCCTTGGCGTAGAAAGTTTTATTCACTTGTGTAATGCCGCTCGTGACGTGTTGGTGCTACGCCTTGAAGGTGACTGTGATTTACAAGTGAATAGCAAAGTGGCGGTGCGCTTTGATTGCAGTCACTGTTATCTGTTTAACGACGCTGGTGTGCGGCTGTTACCAAATTCTGCCGCTATGCATTTGGCGGGCTGA
- a CDS encoding HAD-IA family hydrolase yields the protein MNPVKLCLLFDSDGTLVDSEGLCNQALAQIFAEYGVTLSVPDLIRDYRGGQLSDIFDTLAKLHGVRLSHDTEPRYRALVRQLFQAELKAVAGINSALQFCQQQGWPMAVVSNGPRFKVQQALELCDLTEFFNDRIFSAYDIQRFKPDPALYLHAAASLGATPEHCVVIEDSLPGVLAGLVAGMHTLFYNIHGETSPSASVIEFNDMKSLPKLLSKLCFRLNPN from the coding sequence ATGAACCCGGTAAAGCTTTGCCTTTTGTTTGACAGTGACGGCACGCTAGTCGACAGCGAAGGCTTATGTAATCAAGCCTTAGCTCAGATTTTTGCCGAATATGGCGTCACGCTTTCGGTACCAGATCTGATCCGGGATTACCGGGGTGGCCAGCTGTCGGATATATTCGACACACTGGCAAAGCTACATGGGGTTCGTTTAAGCCATGATACCGAGCCGCGTTACCGTGCTCTGGTGCGGCAATTGTTTCAGGCCGAACTCAAAGCTGTGGCAGGTATAAACTCAGCCCTGCAATTTTGTCAGCAGCAAGGTTGGCCCATGGCAGTGGTCAGCAATGGCCCCCGCTTTAAAGTGCAGCAGGCGCTGGAACTTTGTGACCTTACTGAATTTTTTAACGATCGCATCTTCAGCGCGTACGATATTCAACGTTTTAAGCCAGACCCTGCATTATATCTGCACGCCGCAGCCAGCCTTGGCGCAACACCAGAGCATTGTGTAGTGATAGAAGACAGCCTGCCCGGCGTGTTGGCAGGCCTGGTCGCAGGTATGCACACTTTGTTTTATAACATCCATGGCGAAACCAGCCCATCCGCTTCGGTGATAGAATTTAATGATATGAAATCTCTTCCCAAGCTTTTATCAAAGCTTTGTTTTCGGCTAAACCCGAACTAA
- a CDS encoding GH92 family glycosyl hydrolase, translating to MTALFSHQPPALLPKFFFTTKAHSKPTKFRSALLALVLCCGVAPMTEAASREPVDLVYPYLDSANSRWFFFSSAARPFGMVSLFPDTDLEGEWGSGYRYHSKQIKGFNHIHEWQLAGLSVMPLSSNQKLEQLKTDYYSDFSHNGEVVQPGFHQLKLDRYQIEVALTSTSRVGFHQYTYAANQPQQVLFQLGGLMGPSRLGHAQAQLQGQNAVAGYITNQGTERRTKPVKVYFYARFNQKVQQLDAWRGKMLFHNVSGIDGDDAGLVVTLAGSSNPTLLKVGISYVSVDNAKLNADTELPHWDFAKVRQEAKQEWNNALSRINISGGTEQQQRRFYTDLWHSLQGRRAISDVNGEYSDLSGTEAVVRQLPLDASGKPKFNHHNSDSFWGAQWTIATLWPLAYPQIAADMGNSLLQYAKDGGFIPRGPSGGQDTLVMTGAPTTPFLVSNYQKGLYNNQQDFDVKAAYKAMQHNHSQDGVMARAGYEHYSSTGGGMQYYLQRGYIPYPLPETESNYGSHRRGSGQTLEYSFQDHALAQLATALGFTEDAKLYSKRAQNYRNQFDSQTGYMRPRNLDGSWQTPFDPHEYENGFVEANPAQATWFVPHDIIGLTELMGGKDRLITRLDNDFKTAQKQGFTSGTAHAQETHEEYRRSPINYGNQPSMQTAFIFSAAGAPWLTQYWSRQIVDTVYSDLSPDRGYNGDEDQGLMGSLSVLMKIGLFQLSGGVEADPVYQLGSPLFDEVRIQLDPAFYPGKEFKIKTLNNGKNRPYISEIRLNGKVLQRSYLYHSEIIKGGELVLQMSDQPNKSLTQ from the coding sequence ATGACAGCCCTCTTTTCTCACCAGCCTCCGGCCCTTCTACCTAAGTTTTTTTTCACAACGAAGGCACACAGCAAACCCACAAAGTTTCGCTCTGCGCTGCTGGCGCTGGTTTTGTGTTGTGGTGTTGCGCCAATGACTGAAGCTGCAAGCAGAGAGCCTGTTGATTTGGTGTATCCCTACCTTGATAGTGCCAACAGCCGCTGGTTTTTCTTCAGTTCAGCCGCCCGCCCTTTTGGTATGGTTAGCCTGTTTCCGGATACCGATCTTGAAGGCGAATGGGGCAGCGGCTACCGTTATCACTCCAAACAAATCAAAGGCTTTAACCATATTCATGAGTGGCAGCTGGCGGGTTTATCTGTCATGCCACTGTCTTCCAACCAAAAGCTGGAGCAGTTAAAAACCGATTACTATTCAGACTTTTCCCATAATGGCGAAGTAGTTCAACCCGGCTTTCATCAGTTAAAGCTGGACCGTTACCAAATAGAAGTAGCCTTAACCTCCACCTCCAGAGTTGGTTTTCATCAATACACCTATGCAGCCAATCAGCCCCAACAGGTGCTGTTTCAGTTAGGTGGTTTGATGGGGCCATCCCGCCTTGGCCATGCTCAAGCGCAGTTGCAAGGCCAAAATGCAGTGGCAGGCTATATCACCAATCAAGGCACAGAGCGGCGCACCAAGCCGGTGAAAGTGTATTTTTATGCCCGTTTTAACCAGAAGGTGCAACAGCTGGATGCCTGGCGTGGCAAGATGCTGTTTCATAATGTCAGCGGTATTGATGGCGATGATGCTGGTTTAGTGGTCACTCTGGCAGGCAGCAGCAACCCTACATTGCTGAAAGTGGGTATTTCTTATGTATCGGTCGACAACGCTAAACTCAATGCCGACACCGAACTGCCACACTGGGATTTTGCCAAAGTTCGACAAGAAGCAAAGCAAGAATGGAATAACGCTTTAAGTCGCATCAACATCAGCGGCGGCACAGAGCAGCAACAGCGCCGTTTCTATACAGATTTGTGGCATTCACTGCAAGGCCGGAGAGCCATCTCTGACGTCAATGGAGAATACTCCGACTTATCTGGCACTGAAGCTGTAGTCCGGCAGTTACCGCTGGATGCCAGCGGCAAACCCAAATTTAACCATCACAATTCAGATTCATTCTGGGGCGCACAGTGGACTATCGCCACTTTATGGCCTCTGGCTTATCCACAAATTGCAGCCGACATGGGCAACAGCCTGTTGCAGTATGCCAAAGATGGTGGCTTTATTCCGCGTGGCCCGTCCGGTGGACAGGATACGCTGGTGATGACAGGCGCACCTACGACGCCATTTTTAGTCTCGAACTATCAAAAAGGCTTGTACAACAATCAGCAGGATTTTGATGTGAAGGCCGCTTACAAGGCAATGCAGCACAACCATAGCCAGGATGGCGTCATGGCCCGCGCTGGTTACGAGCATTACAGCAGCACAGGCGGAGGTATGCAGTATTATCTGCAGCGGGGTTACATTCCCTACCCTTTGCCAGAAACTGAAAGTAATTATGGCAGCCACAGACGTGGCTCAGGCCAGACGCTGGAATATTCCTTTCAGGATCACGCGCTGGCACAACTGGCGACGGCTTTAGGCTTTACTGAAGATGCGAAACTTTACAGCAAAAGAGCGCAGAATTATCGCAACCAGTTCGATAGCCAGACGGGATATATGCGGCCCCGCAACCTTGATGGCAGCTGGCAGACACCTTTTGACCCTCACGAGTACGAAAATGGTTTTGTTGAAGCCAATCCGGCTCAGGCCACCTGGTTTGTGCCTCATGACATCATAGGCCTGACGGAGCTGATGGGAGGTAAAGACAGGTTGATCACAAGATTAGATAACGACTTTAAAACAGCGCAAAAACAGGGTTTTACCTCAGGCACAGCTCATGCTCAGGAAACTCACGAAGAATACCGCCGCAGCCCTATTAACTATGGCAATCAGCCCAGTATGCAAACCGCCTTTATTTTCAGTGCGGCCGGAGCGCCCTGGCTGACACAGTATTGGTCCAGACAAATAGTCGATACTGTCTACAGTGACTTATCGCCGGACCGTGGCTACAACGGCGATGAAGATCAGGGCCTGATGGGGAGTTTGTCGGTGTTGATGAAAATAGGCCTGTTTCAGCTGTCCGGTGGTGTCGAAGCCGACCCTGTTTATCAGCTCGGTAGCCCACTGTTTGATGAAGTTCGCATCCAACTGGACCCGGCTTTTTATCCCGGCAAAGAGTTTAAGATTAAAACTCTGAATAACGGCAAAAACCGGCCTTATATCAGCGAGATCCGCTTAAATGGCAAGGTGCTTCAACGCAGCTATTTGTACCATAGCGAAATTATTAAAGGTGGTGAGCTGGTGCTGCAGATGTCTGACCAACCCAATAAAAGCCTGACGCAATGA